A region from the Bacteroidota bacterium genome encodes:
- a CDS encoding T9SS type A sorting domain-containing protein, with protein ANMSAFELKFNKGYWYISTTVGIYVSMDGINWYKEATTPYYLGMITLKMQFVEDDIFLGTFGNGVWKYTHKKVDAGADIYYCKGDSVTLTATAPDLNFTWCCGLGTNKSVTIAPTGIKNYVASATDIFGLTTYDTVAVIEYPLPNLKFSIDDTIQCLSGNKINIVNNSSGAVSYVWKFGDGTTSTTFHPSHSYSFYQDTFEITLIGTTGKGCIDSIKHYVFFNEQPVVSIYAAGDTSVCQGDSVTMYANTGTNISYQWYKNNIAINGANQPFYVAIQSGNYSVEITNNISGCSNKSKSIEITIYQTNYNPNFTASPRNPTWSVAQQQFNLVAFTNLTLNPSNFNFTWLLGDQNTSNQSDPFYNYKFNGLYSVSLIAQHINTGCQDTFTREDYIMCQGGSANPCPITVNITYSGSPLICKNDSFLITATTTGNNLNYIWTHEGTVLTQEDTSFVYAKKSGRYQVIVSDPNCSVTSLPFYLNHYPMLEPIIYGEGNIRPCTNDSMKLFVTTYYKDYYWSTGDSGKFIYTHNSGDYTITVTGVHNCKITSQPFTVNASLLNAPEICIVTVDSATKKNVVAWERPSSNIIIGYNIYKETYQANIYQLIGYRPYDSLSVFVDTNSKPRQWSSRYKITLIDTCNTESPPSPHHKTIHLLANSGTSGENNLIWSHYEGFNFSSYKIYRGTSPSNMVLLDSIPSNLNSYSDLTPPTGLVFYQVSVIAPDTCSPSVFRGQTTSGPFSHSLSNLKDYNPDKKDYLSVSNDTINFDSTGGIILLDVFTTLASWSSVSDKTWLSINDDISNARISLTAQAFSGPGVRNATVTVSGNSVDDFIIKVIQSSVVGIKENIQNNNILIYPNPFNNFFYVYFEETMEVSQIELIDISGKIIQTFKSPKDNLLKINRNEISKGMYFLRITSDKVFVAKIIAN; from the coding sequence GCCAATATGAGTGCTTTTGAACTAAAATTCAATAAAGGTTATTGGTATATATCCACAACTGTTGGTATTTATGTTAGCATGGATGGAATCAATTGGTACAAAGAAGCAACTACTCCATATTATTTGGGAATGATAACATTAAAAATGCAATTTGTTGAAGATGATATCTTTCTTGGCACTTTTGGAAATGGGGTTTGGAAATATACACATAAAAAGGTTGATGCAGGAGCAGATATTTATTATTGCAAAGGAGATAGTGTTACTTTAACAGCAACCGCTCCTGATTTAAATTTTACATGGTGTTGTGGATTAGGAACAAATAAATCAGTTACAATAGCACCTACAGGAATAAAAAATTATGTAGCATCAGCAACAGATATTTTTGGACTTACAACTTATGATACAGTTGCAGTTATTGAATATCCCTTACCAAATCTAAAATTCAGCATTGATGACACTATTCAATGTTTATCGGGAAATAAAATAAATATTGTTAACAATTCATCAGGAGCTGTTTCCTATGTATGGAAGTTTGGAGATGGAACAACTTCAACAACTTTTCATCCAAGTCATTCATATTCGTTTTATCAGGATACATTTGAAATTACACTTATAGGCACAACAGGTAAAGGTTGTATAGATTCTATCAAGCATTATGTGTTTTTTAACGAACAACCTGTTGTCAGCATTTATGCTGCTGGAGACACATCTGTTTGCCAAGGCGATAGTGTAACAATGTACGCAAATACAGGCACAAATATTAGTTATCAATGGTATAAAAATAACATAGCAATAAATGGTGCTAATCAACCCTTTTATGTTGCTATTCAATCAGGGAATTATTCAGTTGAAATAACCAACAATATTTCAGGATGTTCTAATAAATCAAAAAGTATAGAAATTACTATTTACCAAACTAATTATAATCCTAATTTTACTGCTTCGCCAAGAAATCCAACATGGAGTGTAGCTCAACAACAATTTAACTTAGTAGCATTTACAAACTTAACACTTAATCCTAGCAATTTTAATTTCACATGGTTATTGGGCGATCAAAATACCTCAAATCAATCAGATCCTTTTTACAATTATAAGTTCAACGGTTTATATTCTGTTTCATTAATAGCACAGCACATAAACACCGGTTGTCAGGATACATTTACTCGCGAAGATTACATCATGTGTCAGGGAGGTTCTGCTAATCCATGCCCTATTACTGTTAATATTACATACTCAGGCTCCCCATTAATTTGTAAAAATGATAGTTTTTTAATTACAGCAACCACAACAGGTAATAATTTAAATTACATTTGGACACACGAAGGAACTGTTCTTACACAAGAAGATACTTCTTTTGTTTATGCCAAGAAAAGTGGAAGATACCAAGTTATAGTTTCCGATCCCAATTGTTCTGTTACTTCCCTCCCATTTTACCTAAATCATTATCCAATGCTTGAACCAATTATTTATGGCGAAGGAAACATACGCCCATGCACCAATGATAGCATGAAACTTTTTGTAACAACCTATTATAAAGATTACTATTGGTCAACTGGTGATTCTGGAAAATTTATTTATACTCATAATTCCGGAGATTATACAATCACTGTAACCGGTGTACATAACTGTAAAATAACATCTCAGCCATTTACTGTTAATGCATCCCTTTTAAACGCCCCCGAAATATGTATTGTAACAGTTGATAGTGCCACAAAGAAAAATGTAGTAGCATGGGAAAGACCATCATCAAATATTATTATTGGCTACAATATTTATAAAGAAACTTATCAAGCAAATATTTATCAACTCATAGGTTATCGTCCTTATGACTCATTAAGTGTTTTTGTTGACACAAATTCAAAACCAAGACAATGGTCAAGTAGGTATAAAATCACACTGATTGATACTTGCAACACTGAATCACCACCAAGTCCACATCATAAAACTATACACCTTTTAGCAAACAGTGGAACTTCAGGTGAAAACAATCTTATTTGGAGTCATTATGAAGGATTCAATTTTAGTTCGTATAAAATATACAGAGGAACTTCACCTTCCAATATGGTACTGTTAGATTCAATTCCAAGTAATTTAAACAGTTACTCCGATTTAACTCCGCCAACAGGATTAGTTTTTTATCAAGTTTCTGTTATTGCTCCCGACACATGTTCCCCTTCTGTTTTCCGTGGACAAACAACCTCAGGACCTTTTAGTCATTCATTATCTAATCTAAAAGATTACAATCCTGATAAAAAAGATTATTTATCAGTATCAAATGATACTATAAATTTTGATTCAACAGGAGGAATTATTTTACTTGACGTTTTTACTACTTTAGCAAGCTGGTCTTCTGTTTCTGATAAAACATGGCTAAGCATTAATGATGATATTTCAAATGCAAGAATTTCGCTTACAGCTCAAGCATTTAGTGGACCCGGTGTGAGAAATGCAACTGTAACAGTAAGTGGAAATAGCGTTGATGATTTTATTATAAAAGTTATTCAATCAAGTGTTGTAGGCATTAAAGAAAATATTCAAAATAATAATATTCTGATTTATCCGAACCCTTTTAACAATTTCTTTTATGTTTATTTTGAAGAAACTATGGAAGTATCTCAAATTGAATTAATTGACATTAGTGGAAAAATCATTCAAACTTTTAAAAGCCCAAAAGATAATTTGCTAAAAATAAACAGAAATGAAATTTCAAAAGGAATGTATTTTTTGAGAATTACTTCTGACAAAGTATTTGTTGCAAAAATAATTGCAAATTAA
- a CDS encoding DNA alkylation repair protein yields MTDTEKIIAELITYQDSDAVKGMASFGINPDKTLGVRIPILRSIAKRYKKQHKIALELWKTEIHEARILASMVDDPKLLTEEQMENWVVDFDSWDICDQVIMNLFEKRKDLAYKKPYEWCRRDEEFVKRAGFVLIARLAHSDKNADDKKFEQFFQLIISKADDNRNFVKKAVNWAIRQIGKRNLSMNKATLELSKKIQKMDYKSAKWIANDAIRELTDEKILERFRMQDAGCKIQDARCRMQDARCRMQDAGCRMPRRANFVSQDVG; encoded by the coding sequence ATGACTGATACTGAAAAGATAATTGCAGAATTAATAACTTATCAAGACTCTGATGCAGTGAAAGGGATGGCAAGTTTTGGAATAAATCCTGACAAAACTTTAGGAGTAAGAATTCCGATATTAAGAAGTATTGCAAAAAGATATAAGAAACAACATAAAATAGCTTTGGAATTGTGGAAAACAGAAATCCATGAAGCAAGGATACTTGCCTCTATGGTTGATGATCCAAAATTATTGACAGAGGAACAAATGGAAAATTGGGTTGTTGATTTTGACTCATGGGATATATGCGATCAGGTAATAATGAATTTGTTTGAAAAGCGAAAAGACCTTGCCTATAAAAAACCTTATGAATGGTGCAGAAGGGATGAAGAATTTGTAAAAAGAGCAGGATTTGTTCTCATTGCTCGTCTTGCCCATAGTGATAAAAATGCTGATGATAAAAAATTTGAACAGTTTTTTCAATTGATTATATCAAAAGCTGATGATAACAGAAATTTTGTAAAAAAAGCTGTCAATTGGGCTATAAGGCAAATAGGGAAACGAAACTTATCAATGAATAAAGCCACCTTAGAACTTTCAAAAAAAATTCAGAAAATGGATTATAAAAGTGCAAAATGGATTGCAAATGATGCTATTCGTGAATTAACGGATGAAAAAATATTAGAGAGATTCAGGATGCAAGATGCAGGATGCAAAATTCAGGATGCAAGATGCAGGATGCAAGATGCAAGATGCAGGATGCAGGATGCAGGATGCAGGATGCCCAGACGGGCTAACTTCGTGTCGCAGGATGTAGGATAA